A genomic segment from Malaclemys terrapin pileata isolate rMalTer1 chromosome 1, rMalTer1.hap1, whole genome shotgun sequence encodes:
- the CEP41 gene encoding centrosomal protein of 41 kDa — protein sequence MSGRRRIGDPECLTKRIPQNPKYQHIKSRLDTGNSLTKYIEKLEEIKRNYRYKKDELFKRLKVTTFAQLVIQVASLSDETLEVSAEEIQKLEDGDTVISETDAELTAGTNGKGSPTEKPASPVLFINNTGAGESYRSTLQSVISGVGELDIDKSLRKKPDVNGKDTNAKDKPYPDCPFLLLDVRDRDAYDQCHIVGAHSYPIATLSRTMNPYTNSILEYKNAHGKIIILYDDDERLASQAATTMCERGFENLFMLSGGLKVLAQKVPEGLVTGSFPTSCQLATYTGSARKRATPRGTPTRAENKWRFTAEDLQKIEYYLEEEQIPSDTASRLSRASSGRDSKATAVRSTQNLPTASPAGSLATRSFSSSSLQNKPWK from the exons ATGTCGGGAAGGAGGCGCATCGGGGACCCGGAG TGTTTGACCAAAAGAATTCCACAGAATCCTAAATATCAACACATAAAATCTCGCCTTGACACAG GAAACAGCCTGACCAAATACATTGAGAAATTGGAAGAGATCAAGAGAA ATTACAGATACAAAAAAGATGAGCTATTCAAGAGGCTGAAAGTGACAACTTTTGCCCAGCTG GTCATCCAAGTTGCTTCGCTATCTGATGAAACATTGGAAGTGTCAGCTGAGGAGATCCAAAAGTTGGAAG ATGGTGATACTGTTATTTCAGAGACTGATGCTGAACTCACAGCTGGGACTAACGGGAAAGGAAGCCCCACGGAGAAGCCAGCCAGTCCAGTCCTGTTCATAAACAACACTGGAGCAGGGGAATCGTATCGGTCTACTCTGCAGAG TGTGATCAGTGGTGTAGGTGAGCTAGACATAGACAAAAGCCTGCGGAAGAAACCTGATGTTAATGGTAAAGACACTAACGCTAAAGACAAGCCTTACCCCGACTGCCCATTCCTGCTGCTTGACGTACGAGATCGAGATGCGTATGACCAATGTCATATCGTTGGAG CTCACTCCTACCCTATCGCAACGCTGTCTAGAACCATGAACCCTTATACGAATAGCATTCTGGAATAC AAAAACGCTCATGGGAAGATTATCATCCTGTATGATGATGATGAGAGACTAGCCAGCCAGGCTGCCACTACCATGTGTGAGAGAGGCTTTGAGAACTTATTCATGTTatctggag GCCTGAAGGTCCTTGCACAGAAGGTCCCTGAAGGACTGGTCACTGGCTCATTCCCAACGTCTTGCCAGTTGGCAACCTACACTGGATCTGCCCGGAAAAGGGCCACCCCAAGAGGGACACCCACACGTGCTGAGAATAAATGGAGATTTACTGCAGAAGATCTACAAAAGATAGAGTACTACCTGGAAGAGGAGCAGATCCCCTCAGATACTGCCA GTCGTCTCAGCCGTGCTTCCTCAGGCCGAGATTCCAAGGCGACGGCTGTACGGAGCACCCAGAACCTCCCCACCGCCAGCCCGGCTGGTTCCCTCGCCACCCGctccttcagcagcagcagcctccagAACAAGCCCTGGAAGTAA